In Candidatus Promineifilum breve, one genomic interval encodes:
- a CDS encoding acyl-CoA dehydrogenase family protein — protein sequence MTGAGLDSETRDMILDTLRKYAERKLTIDYLLELDHEDRFPDEVLKELNDPMQLGLHLLFIPEEFNGLGGGAYDIYRVSELMASIDLGVATGVLATFLGSDPIRVGGTPEQRAHWMGRIADEALLMAYGATEPQAGSDLGALSTKAVPVQDNGSVTGYHISGRKQWISNGGVADLYTILALAPGGPSWFVVERGAEGLSHGKGEDKHGIRASNTAALFLEDVYVPAERLIGGVEGQGLAQAQAVFGYTRLMVGAFGLGAGWEALRRAIRYSHERIQGGAPLSEKQGYTHKLIVPNATRLEAARTYIEWVAERLDSGEQGLQTEGAVAKYMATEAGNRAAEDAIQALGGYGYTKEYMVEKIKRDVRITCIYEGTSEIMEWTISRDRWQQHLKTQGAFYNDWAARLDAQHAADPKNGANYAALALRALAVILERARIDRLTRNQHVLFRLGELIAWAETAAVFAERVSARPTEAINLDVAARQALARIHGRNAALKVAGEGLQWAIGAGQTDPNLAGSLNLPAIYAAQAGLIDDMNFARDQLNRAF from the coding sequence ATGACCGGTGCAGGGTTAGATAGTGAAACCCGCGATATGATCCTGGATACGCTCCGCAAGTATGCCGAGCGCAAATTGACCATTGATTATCTGCTGGAACTCGATCACGAAGATCGCTTTCCCGATGAAGTTCTCAAAGAACTGAATGACCCGATGCAACTGGGGTTGCATCTGTTGTTCATCCCCGAAGAGTTCAACGGCCTGGGCGGCGGCGCGTATGACATTTATCGCGTCTCCGAACTGATGGCCTCCATCGACCTGGGCGTGGCGACGGGCGTACTGGCGACGTTCCTGGGGTCTGACCCCATCCGCGTCGGCGGCACGCCGGAGCAGCGCGCCCACTGGATGGGCCGCATCGCCGACGAGGCGCTGCTGATGGCCTATGGCGCGACCGAGCCGCAAGCCGGCAGCGACCTGGGGGCCTTGAGCACCAAGGCCGTGCCCGTGCAGGACAACGGCAGCGTCACCGGCTACCACATTTCCGGCCGCAAGCAGTGGATCAGCAACGGCGGCGTGGCTGACCTCTACACCATTTTGGCCCTGGCCCCCGGCGGGCCGTCGTGGTTCGTCGTGGAGCGTGGGGCCGAAGGGCTGAGTCACGGCAAGGGCGAAGACAAGCACGGCATCCGCGCCAGCAACACCGCTGCGCTCTTCCTGGAAGACGTCTACGTGCCGGCCGAGCGCCTCATCGGCGGCGTCGAGGGGCAAGGGTTGGCCCAGGCGCAGGCCGTGTTCGGCTACACCCGCCTGATGGTTGGCGCGTTCGGTCTCGGCGCGGGCTGGGAAGCGCTGCGCCGGGCCATTCGCTACTCCCACGAGCGCATCCAGGGCGGCGCGCCCCTGAGCGAGAAGCAAGGCTACACCCACAAGCTCATCGTGCCCAACGCGACGCGGCTGGAAGCGGCCCGCACCTACATCGAGTGGGTGGCCGAGCGGCTGGACAGCGGCGAGCAGGGCCTACAGACTGAAGGCGCGGTCGCCAAGTACATGGCGACCGAGGCGGGCAACAGGGCGGCCGAGGATGCCATCCAGGCCCTCGGCGGCTACGGCTACACCAAAGAGTACATGGTCGAGAAGATCAAGCGCGACGTGCGCATCACCTGCATCTACGAAGGCACGTCGGAGATCATGGAGTGGACTATCTCCCGCGACCGCTGGCAGCAGCACCTGAAGACGCAGGGCGCGTTCTACAACGATTGGGCCGCCCGGCTCGACGCGCAGCATGCCGCCGACCCCAAAAACGGCGCCAATTACGCCGCGCTGGCCTTGCGCGCCCTGGCCGTCATCCTGGAGCGCGCCCGCATCGACCGGCTGACGCGCAATCAGCACGTCCTGTTCCGCCTGGGCGAGCTCATCGCCTGGGCCGAGACAGCGGCCGTCTTCGCCGAGCGCGTATCCGCCCGCCCGACCGAAGCCATCAACCTCGACGTGGCCGCCCGCCAGGCGCTGGCCCGCATCCACGGCCGCAACGCCGCACTGAAGGTGGCCGGCGAAGGGCTGCAATGGGCCATCGGCGCGGGCCAGACCGACCCGAATCTGGCCGGCTCGCTCAATCTGCCGGCCATCTACGCCGCGCAGGCCGGCCTCATCGACGACATGAATTTCGCGCGCGACCAACTGAACCGCGCATTTTAA
- a CDS encoding type I polyketide synthase, with translation MDSADRAIAIVGVGAILPDAPSAAAFWDNIVGKRYSISEIPPGRWSVADYYDPDPKAPDKTYSKIGGWVRDFAFDWKRFRMPPKVAAAMDEAQQWAVTIAADALADYGYPDRPLDTDRTGVILGTAMGGELHYVTSQRIFFPEFARWLRSAPEFRKLSPATQTALVEQFHQALEMDIPPISEDSMPGELANIVSGRVANVLNLRGPNYITDAACASSFAAVEAAIQLLTEHKVDAILTGGVDRNMGINSFVKFCKIGALSATGTRPFGDGADGFVMGEGAAAFLLKRLEDAERAGDKIYAVIRGAAGSSDGKGKGITAPNPIGQQLAVNRAWQAAGLDPATATLIEAHGTSTRVGDVVEVESLATSFCAAPRGSIGLGSAKSNIGHLKAGAGAAGLLKTTLALYHQILPPTLNAKPSNPNIDFAATPFYTVDEPREWTPRNGDPRRAGVSAYGFGGTNFHLVMEEHVPGMLTQRPKQFAGVSLNAGEQAASGEWRVASGASPSDLQPATRNLPPLPPRGILALGANSPDELKTKLDETLVRVEAGWTPPRALPRAIDIRAKERLVIDFGDHAELLDRLQKARKVMGFDTTQAWKAMEAQGIFRGRGPKPGKLAFLFPGQGSQYVNMGRELAAVSPTVQRTLDEADAIMQPILGRALSSYLFIDSDDKAAVSQANFDLMQTEITQPAMLTLDEAIRRLLADYGFHPDVVMGHSLGEYGALVAAGILPFAQALEAAAGRGREMARVKMDDNGWMAAVLAPYEVVEATLREVGGYVVPANINSNTQAVIGGESKAVEAAIKLFQERGYQAMQLPVSHAFHTRIVAPASAPLRKMLDRMDITPPRLPLVANVTGDFYPANETEIKDLLERQIASPVQWVKGLQTMYAAGVRVFIEVGPKRALRGFVKDVFGDREDVVALMTNHPKGGELPTFNQALCGLYAAGYGAEETTTDHRPQTAKETTPVIRQAAEVEMKATVAPTVVADGSDMNNNSQTTAPAPSIDALAQALAQALQSNNHAERRAYDRNETPLGSVIISGTGLGLPGANKPVMDPDNALRILRGEQFVDLIPERFRNQIVNKRITRVVKGEDGSGRFETITDPAEVIKLAGRPGPFDLAEEYGVPAELIEALDVTSQLAIAAGLDALREAGIPLVQTYKRTSTGKHLPERWMLPEALRDETGVIFASAFPGGDRFADEFTRYYTYRNRVEQLETLEDLRNYTTDGATLSELSRRITELRDTLEREPYVFDRRFLFRILSMGHSQFAQYIGARGPNTQVNAACASTAQAIAIAEDWIRNGRCRRVVVVGGDDVTGEHLLEWVGAGFLSVGAATTKDQVSEAALPFDRRRHGTIMGMGACGLVVESEDAVRERGMRGIVELLSSETSNSAFHGTRLDVQHIGMVMDNLVSAGERRFGLNRHAIAAQTVFMSHETYTPARGGSASAEINALRQTFGDAANNIIISNTKGFTGHAMGVGVEDVIAVKILEHGIVPPVPNFREVDPELGALNLSRGGRYPVQYAIHLGAGFGSQIAMTFTRRIPGNLDRVDNKPLYRQWLAEVSGYETAETEVVKRVLRVAAQGAPTKQPAPSRWPAGTGPTMRARVGGETAPDSQPLRMVIQPTARPVAAPKVEPAPVAKVEPAPAREPVLPPTFVGEPIAPPEPKATTDHRPQTAAREPEPQVTPAVVTVQPPSVVASADPVADKVLEIVAGQTGYPIEMLDFDLDMEADLGIDTVKQAETFLAIRQAFDIPRRDDMKLRDYPTLAAVIGFVRENRPDLAAPTTDDRPQTTDNGQQAVAPPVVGRPSSVVPSTDPIADKVLAIVAAQTGYPIEMLDYDLDMEADLGIDTVKQAETFLAIRQTFDIPRRDDLKLRDYPTLAAVIGFVRQNRPDLAAPTTDDRPQTTDNGQQTVAPTVVGRPASVVPSTDPIAEKVLAIVAAQTGYPQEMLELDLDMEADLGIDTVKQAETFLAIRQTFDIPRRDDLKLRDYPTLGAVIGFVRQNRPDLAAPTTDDRPQTTDNGQQTVAPTVVGRPSSVVPSTDPIAEKVLAIVAAQTGYPQEMLELDLDMEADLGIDTVKQAETFLAIRQTFDIPRRDDLKLRDYPTLGAVIGFVRQNRPDLAAPTTDDRPQTTDNGQQTVAPTVVGRPSSAVSSADPVTEKVLAIVAEQTGYPQEMLELDLDMEADLGIDTVKQAETFLAIRQMFDIPRRDDLKLRDYPTLAAVIGFVRENRPDLAEQGSGGAGEQGSKPAPAATAQPLAAVSAIQPTYTIEDADTMPRRIPVPSLRPGLDLCMPTGVTLNADSRVVVMLDRGGVGKALVARLEKLGVTALVIDEPPAAEALEAQLQTWLADGPIQGVYWLPALDVEPELDTMELDTWRELNRIRVKNLYVTMRTLYEAINKPGTFLVSATRLGGLHGYGPNGATAPLGGAVSGFTKAYKRERGDVLVKVVDFENGRKTAGPADMLIAETLSDPGVVEVGLYEDKRYTVTLIEEPAADGQPGLTLGPDSVFVVTGAAGGITSAIIGDLAAAGGGTFYLLDLVAEPARDDQQIALFRQGKDALKTHLIADAKAKGEKVTPAQIDKQIMIVERNEAALRAIESVEAAGGTAHYRSVNLLDGPALAAVVAEIRAQYGRIDVLVHAGGIEISRALPDKDYNQFSLVFDIKADGFFSLLRAAKDMPIGATVAFSSVAGRFGNNGQTDYSAANDLLCKLTSSLRRWRPDTKGIVIDWTAWGEIGMATRGSIPKIMEMAGIDMLPPAAGVPTVRRELVAGGYRGEIVVGGRLGIMAAEWDETGGLDPAKANEWLAGQQPPRVMLGKISAAHLYGGLAVETTLDPNAQPFLYDHAMEGTPLLPGVMGTEAFGQLATALAPGYRVAAIYDEQFHAPFKFYRMENQTLYLSAIATPVGENKLVVRAALRSVRDLGKPGLPPQEKLHFTAKVLLDQATDQPVIDFTPPAAESLPITAEAVYRVYFHGPAYQVVERAGVSGDTAIGLMTANLPPNTAPAEAASVMAPRLIELCFQTAGVWDIQTTGTMALPLGLDSVTAYRQPVEANGQRLYALVTAVDGGERYDAQVVDESGAVYVVLQGYRTVDLPGRVALS, from the coding sequence ATGGACTCAGCAGACCGCGCAATCGCCATCGTCGGGGTGGGGGCCATTCTGCCCGACGCGCCGAGCGCCGCCGCGTTCTGGGACAATATCGTCGGCAAACGCTACAGCATCAGCGAGATACCGCCGGGACGCTGGAGCGTGGCCGACTATTACGATCCTGACCCCAAAGCGCCGGACAAGACCTATAGCAAGATCGGCGGCTGGGTGCGAGATTTCGCCTTCGACTGGAAGCGCTTCCGCATGCCGCCCAAAGTCGCCGCGGCCATGGACGAGGCCCAGCAATGGGCCGTCACCATCGCCGCCGACGCGCTGGCCGACTATGGCTACCCCGACCGGCCGCTCGACACCGACCGCACCGGCGTCATCCTGGGCACGGCCATGGGCGGCGAGCTTCACTACGTCACGTCGCAACGCATCTTCTTCCCCGAGTTTGCCCGCTGGCTGCGCAGCGCGCCGGAGTTCCGCAAGCTCTCCCCCGCGACGCAAACGGCCCTCGTGGAACAGTTCCATCAGGCGCTGGAGATGGACATCCCGCCCATCAGCGAAGACTCCATGCCCGGCGAACTGGCAAACATCGTCTCCGGCCGCGTCGCCAACGTGCTCAATCTGCGCGGGCCGAACTACATCACCGACGCCGCCTGCGCCAGCAGCTTCGCCGCCGTCGAGGCCGCCATCCAGCTGTTGACCGAGCACAAGGTCGATGCCATCCTGACCGGCGGCGTCGATCGCAACATGGGCATCAACAGCTTCGTGAAGTTCTGCAAGATCGGCGCGCTGAGCGCCACCGGCACGCGGCCGTTCGGCGACGGCGCCGACGGCTTCGTCATGGGCGAGGGCGCGGCGGCCTTTCTGCTGAAGCGGCTGGAAGACGCCGAACGCGCCGGCGATAAAATCTACGCCGTCATCCGTGGGGCCGCCGGCTCCAGCGACGGCAAGGGCAAGGGCATCACCGCCCCCAACCCCATCGGCCAGCAGTTGGCCGTCAATCGCGCCTGGCAGGCCGCCGGGCTGGACCCGGCCACGGCCACGTTGATCGAGGCCCACGGCACGAGCACCCGCGTCGGCGACGTGGTCGAGGTCGAGAGCCTGGCCACCAGCTTTTGCGCCGCGCCGCGGGGCAGCATCGGCCTGGGGTCGGCCAAGAGCAACATCGGCCATCTGAAGGCGGGCGCGGGCGCGGCCGGTCTGCTGAAGACCACGCTGGCCCTCTACCACCAAATCCTGCCGCCCACGCTGAACGCCAAACCGTCTAACCCCAACATCGATTTCGCCGCCACGCCGTTCTACACGGTCGACGAGCCGCGCGAATGGACGCCGCGCAACGGCGACCCGCGCCGCGCCGGTGTCAGCGCCTACGGCTTCGGCGGCACGAACTTCCATCTGGTGATGGAGGAGCATGTGCCGGGAATGTTGACGCAGCGGCCGAAGCAATTCGCCGGCGTTTCTTTGAATGCGGGGGAGCAAGCGGCGAGTGGCGAGTGGCGAGTGGCGAGTGGCGCATCGCCCAGTGACCTGCAACCCGCCACCCGCAACCTGCCACCCCTGCCTCCCCGTGGCATCCTCGCCCTGGGGGCCAACTCGCCCGACGAACTCAAGACCAAGCTGGACGAGACGCTCGTCCGCGTTGAGGCTGGCTGGACGCCGCCGCGCGCCCTGCCCCGCGCCATCGACATCCGCGCCAAAGAACGCCTGGTCATCGACTTCGGCGACCACGCCGAACTGCTCGACCGGCTGCAAAAGGCGCGCAAGGTGATGGGTTTCGATACGACCCAGGCGTGGAAGGCGATGGAAGCGCAGGGCATCTTCCGCGGCCGTGGCCCCAAGCCGGGCAAGCTGGCCTTCCTCTTCCCCGGCCAGGGCAGCCAATACGTCAACATGGGCCGCGAGCTGGCCGCCGTGTCGCCCACGGTGCAACGCACCCTCGACGAGGCCGATGCCATCATGCAGCCCATCCTCGGCCGGGCGCTGTCGTCCTACCTGTTCATCGACTCCGACGACAAGGCCGCCGTCAGCCAGGCCAATTTCGACCTGATGCAGACCGAGATCACCCAGCCGGCCATGCTGACGCTGGATGAGGCCATCCGCCGCCTGCTGGCCGATTACGGCTTCCACCCCGACGTGGTCATGGGCCACTCGCTGGGCGAATATGGCGCGTTGGTGGCGGCGGGCATCTTGCCCTTCGCCCAGGCGCTGGAAGCCGCCGCTGGGCGCGGTCGGGAGATGGCGCGGGTCAAGATGGACGACAACGGCTGGATGGCCGCCGTGCTTGCCCCCTACGAAGTCGTGGAGGCCACACTGCGGGAAGTTGGCGGTTACGTCGTCCCGGCCAATATCAATAGCAACACCCAGGCGGTCATCGGCGGCGAAAGCAAGGCCGTCGAGGCGGCCATCAAACTGTTCCAGGAGCGCGGCTACCAGGCCATGCAACTGCCGGTCAGCCACGCCTTCCACACCCGCATTGTGGCTCCGGCCAGCGCGCCGCTGCGCAAGATGCTCGACCGCATGGACATTACCCCGCCGCGCCTGCCGCTGGTGGCCAACGTGACCGGCGATTTCTACCCGGCCAACGAGACCGAGATCAAAGACCTGCTGGAACGGCAGATCGCCTCGCCCGTGCAGTGGGTGAAGGGCTTGCAGACGATGTACGCCGCCGGTGTGCGGGTCTTCATCGAGGTCGGCCCCAAGCGCGCCCTGCGCGGCTTTGTCAAGGACGTATTCGGCGACCGCGAGGACGTGGTGGCCCTGATGACGAATCATCCCAAGGGCGGCGAGTTGCCGACCTTTAACCAGGCGTTGTGCGGGCTGTATGCCGCCGGCTATGGGGCGGAGGAAACGACCACAGACCACAGACCGCAGACCGCAAAAGAAACGACCCCTGTCATCCGGCAGGCGGCCGAGGTCGAGATGAAGGCAACTGTCGCCCCGACGGTTGTCGCCGATGGAAGTGATATGAACAACAATTCGCAAACTACGGCGCCGGCTCCGTCGATTGACGCGCTGGCCCAGGCGCTGGCCCAGGCGTTGCAGAGCAATAACCACGCCGAGCGGCGGGCCTACGACCGCAACGAGACGCCGCTTGGCTCGGTGATCATCAGCGGCACCGGCCTCGGCTTGCCGGGCGCGAACAAGCCGGTGATGGATCCCGACAACGCCCTGCGCATCCTGCGCGGCGAGCAGTTCGTCGATCTTATCCCGGAGCGCTTCCGCAACCAGATCGTCAACAAGCGCATCACCCGCGTGGTGAAGGGCGAGGACGGCAGCGGCCGCTTCGAGACGATCACCGACCCGGCCGAGGTCATCAAGCTGGCCGGTCGCCCCGGCCCGTTCGATCTGGCCGAGGAGTACGGCGTGCCGGCCGAGTTGATCGAGGCCCTCGACGTGACCTCGCAACTGGCTATCGCCGCCGGTCTGGACGCGCTGCGCGAGGCGGGCATCCCGCTGGTGCAGACCTACAAGCGCACCAGCACCGGCAAGCATCTGCCGGAGCGCTGGATGCTGCCCGAAGCGTTGCGCGATGAGACCGGCGTTATCTTCGCCAGCGCCTTCCCAGGCGGCGACCGCTTCGCCGACGAGTTCACCCGCTACTACACCTATCGCAATCGGGTGGAACAACTGGAGACGCTGGAAGATCTGCGCAACTACACCACCGACGGCGCGACGCTGAGCGAACTCAGCCGGCGCATCACCGAACTGCGCGACACCTTGGAGCGCGAGCCTTACGTGTTCGACCGGCGCTTCCTGTTCCGCATCCTGTCGATGGGCCACAGCCAGTTCGCGCAATACATCGGCGCGCGCGGCCCCAACACCCAGGTCAACGCCGCCTGCGCCAGCACGGCCCAGGCCATCGCCATCGCCGAAGACTGGATACGCAACGGCCGTTGCCGGCGGGTCGTGGTCGTCGGCGGCGACGACGTGACCGGCGAACACCTGCTGGAGTGGGTCGGCGCGGGCTTCCTGTCCGTGGGCGCGGCCACCACCAAGGATCAGGTCTCCGAGGCCGCCCTGCCCTTCGACCGTCGCCGTCACGGCACGATCATGGGCATGGGCGCGTGCGGTCTGGTCGTGGAGAGCGAGGACGCCGTGCGCGAACGCGGCATGCGCGGCATCGTCGAACTGCTGAGCAGCGAGACGAGCAACAGCGCCTTCCACGGCACGCGGCTGGACGTGCAGCACATCGGCATGGTCATGGACAACCTGGTTTCGGCCGGCGAGCGGCGCTTTGGCCTGAACCGCCACGCCATCGCCGCACAGACGGTCTTCATGTCCCACGAGACCTACACCCCGGCCCGCGGCGGCAGCGCTTCGGCCGAGATCAACGCCCTGCGCCAGACCTTCGGCGACGCGGCCAATAACATCATCATCTCCAACACCAAGGGCTTCACCGGCCACGCCATGGGCGTCGGCGTAGAGGACGTGATCGCCGTCAAGATTCTGGAACACGGCATCGTCCCGCCCGTGCCCAACTTCCGCGAGGTCGATCCCGAACTGGGAGCGTTGAACCTGAGCCGCGGCGGGCGCTACCCGGTGCAATATGCCATCCATCTGGGGGCCGGCTTCGGTTCGCAGATCGCCATGACCTTCACCCGGCGCATCCCCGGCAATCTGGATCGGGTCGATAACAAGCCGCTCTATCGCCAATGGTTGGCCGAGGTCAGCGGCTACGAGACGGCCGAAACCGAAGTCGTCAAGCGCGTGTTGCGCGTGGCCGCCCAGGGCGCGCCGACCAAGCAACCGGCCCCCAGCCGTTGGCCGGCCGGCACCGGCCCCACGATGCGGGCGCGCGTCGGCGGCGAAACGGCCCCCGACAGCCAACCGCTGCGCATGGTCATCCAGCCCACTGCTCGGCCGGTAGCCGCGCCCAAGGTTGAGCCGGCCCCGGTCGCCAAGGTCGAACCCGCGCCGGCCCGCGAGCCGGTGTTGCCGCCCACGTTTGTGGGCGAACCCATCGCGCCGCCGGAGCCGAAGGCGACCACGGACCACAGACCGCAGACCGCAGCAAGAGAGCCGGAACCACAAGTCACTCCCGCGGTGGTAACTGTTCAGCCACCGTCGGTAGTCGCTTCGGCTGACCCGGTGGCCGACAAGGTGCTCGAGATCGTCGCCGGGCAAACCGGCTACCCCATCGAGATGCTCGACTTCGATCTCGATATGGAAGCTGACCTGGGCATCGACACGGTGAAGCAAGCTGAGACGTTCCTGGCGATTCGTCAGGCGTTCGACATCCCCCGCCGCGACGATATGAAATTGCGCGATTATCCGACGCTGGCGGCGGTGATTGGGTTTGTGCGTGAGAATCGGCCCGACTTGGCTGCGCCGACCACAGACGACAGACCACAGACGACGGACAACGGGCAACAGGCTGTTGCGCCGCCCGTCGTCGGTCGTCCGTCGTCCGTCGTCCCTTCAACCGACCCCATCGCCGATAAGGTGCTGGCGATCGTCGCCGCCCAGACCGGCTATCCCATCGAGATGCTGGATTATGACCTCGATATGGAGGCTGACCTCGGTATCGACACGGTGAAACAAGCCGAGACGTTCCTGGCCATTCGCCAGACGTTCGACATCCCGCGCCGCGATGATCTGAAGCTGCGGGATTACCCAACGTTGGCGGCGGTCATTGGCTTTGTGCGGCAGAATCGGCCGGATTTGGCTGCGCCGACCACAGACGACAGACCACAGACGACGGACAATGGTCAACAGACGGTTGCTCCGACCGTCGTCGGTCGTCCGGCGTCCGTCGTCCCTTCAACCGACCCAATTGCCGAGAAGGTTCTCGCCATCGTCGCCGCCCAGACCGGTTATCCGCAGGAAATGCTGGAGCTTGACCTCGACATGGAAGCCGACCTCGGCATCGACACGGTGAAACAGGCCGAGACGTTCCTGGCCATCCGCCAGACGTTCGACATCCCGCGTCGCGACGACTTGAAGTTGCGCGATTACCCGACGTTGGGGGCGGTGATTGGGTTTGTGCGCCAGAATCGGCCGGACCTGGCTGCGCCGACCACAGACGACAGACCACAGACGACGGACAATGGTCAACAGACGGTTGCGCCGACCGTCGTCGGTCGTCCGTCGTCCGTCGTCCCTTCAACCGACCCTATCGCCGAGAAAGTACTGGCTATTGTGGCCGCCCAGACCGGCTATCCGCAGGAAATGCTGGAGCTTGACCTCGACATGGAGGCCGACCTCGGTATCGACACGGTGAAGCAGGCCGAGACGTTCCTGGCCATCCGCCAAACCTTCGACATCCCCCGCCGCGATGACCTGAAGCTGCGCGATTATCCGACGTTGGGCGCGGTCATTGGCTTTGTGCGGCAGAATCGACCCGACTTGGCTGCGCCGACCACAGACGACAGACCGCAGACGACGGACAACGGGCAACAGACGGTTGCGCCGACCGTCGTCGGTCGTCCGTCGTCTGCGGTCTCTTCCGCCGACCCCGTGACCGAGAAGGTGCTCGCCATCGTGGCTGAGCAGACCGGCTACCCGCAAGAGATGCTGGAGCTTGACCTCGATATGGAGGCCGACCTGGGCATCGATACCGTCAAGCAAGCCGAGACGTTTCTGGCCATTCGCCAGATGTTCGATATCCCGCGCCGCGATGACTTGAAGCTGCGCGATTATCCGACGCTGGCGGCGGTCATTGGGTTTGTGCGCGAGAATCGGCCCGATCTTGCAGAGCAGGGGAGCGGGGGGGCAGGGGAGCAGGGGAGCAAGCCTGCTCCGGCCGCCACCGCTCAGCCCTTAGCAGCCGTCTCTGCCATCCAACCCACTTATACGATAGAAGACGCCGACACCATGCCGCGCCGCATCCCTGTGCCGTCGCTGCGGCCGGGGCTTGACCTGTGCATGCCGACCGGCGTGACGCTCAACGCCGACAGCCGGGTCGTGGTCATGCTCGACCGGGGCGGCGTGGGCAAGGCACTGGTGGCCCGGCTGGAGAAGCTGGGGGTGACGGCGCTGGTCATCGACGAACCGCCGGCGGCCGAGGCGCTGGAGGCCCAACTCCAAACGTGGCTGGCCGACGGCCCCATCCAGGGCGTCTACTGGCTGCCCGCGCTCGACGTGGAGCCGGAACTGGACACGATGGAACTGGACACGTGGCGCGAACTCAACCGCATCCGCGTCAAGAACCTCTACGTCACGATGCGGACGCTGTACGAAGCGATCAACAAGCCCGGCACGTTCCTGGTGTCGGCCACGCGGCTGGGCGGCCTGCACGGCTACGGCCCCAACGGCGCGACGGCCCCCCTGGGCGGCGCGGTCAGCGGCTTCACCAAAGCGTATAAGCGCGAGCGCGGCGACGTGCTGGTCAAGGTGGTCGACTTCGAGAACGGCCGCAAGACCGCCGGCCCGGCCGACATGCTCATCGCCGAAACGCTCAGCGACCCCGGCGTGGTCGAGGTGGGCCTCTACGAAGACAAGCGCTACACCGTCACGCTCATCGAGGAGCCGGCGGCCGACGGCCAACCCGGCCTGACGCTCGGCCCCGACAGCGTGTTCGTCGTCACCGGCGCGGCCGGCGGCATCACCAGCGCCATCATCGGCGACCTGGCCGCGGCCGGCGGCGGCACGTTCTATCTGCTCGACCTGGTTGCCGAACCGGCGCGGGACGATCAACAGATCGCCCTCTTCCGGCAGGGCAAGGACGCGCTCAAGACACACCTGATCGCCGACGCGAAGGCCAAGGGCGAAAAGGTGACCCCGGCGCAGATCGACAAGCAGATCATGATCGTGGAGCGCAACGAAGCCGCCTTGCGAGCCATTGAGTCGGTCGAAGCGGCCGGCGGCACGGCCCATTACCGCAGCGTGAATCTGCTCGACGGCCCGGCCCTGGCCGCCGTCGTCGCTGAGATTCGCGCCCAATATGGCCGGATCGACGTACTCGTCCACGCCGGCGGCATCGAGATCAGCCGCGCGCTGCCCGACAAGGATTACAATCAGTTCAGCCTGGTGTTCGACATCAAGGCCGACGGCTTCTTCAGCCTGCTGCGCGCGGCCAAGGACATGCCCATCGGCGCGACGGTGGCCTTTAGTTCGGTCGCCGGGCGCTTCGGCAACAACGGCCAGACCGACTACAGCGCGGCCAATGACCTGTTGTGCAAGCTGACCAGCAGCCTGCGCCGCTGGCGGCCCGACACCAAGGGCATCGTCATCGACTGGACGGCCTGGGGCGAGATCGGCATGGCGACGCGCGGTTCCATCCCCAAGATCATGGAGATGGCCGGCATCGACATGCTGCCGCCCGCGGCCGGTGTGCCCACCGTGCGGCGCGAACTGGTGGCCGGCGGCTATCGCGGCGAGATCGTCGTCGGCGGTCGCCTGGGCATCATGGCCGCGGAGTGGGACGAGACCGGCGGCCTGGACCCGGCTAAGGCCAACGAATGGCTGGCCGGGCAACAGCCGCCGCGCGTGATGTTGGGAAAAATCAGCGCCGCCCACTTGTATGGCGGGCTGGCCGTGGAGACGACGCTCGACCCCAACGCGCAGCCGTTCCTCTATGATCATGCGATGGAGGGCACGCCCCTGCTGCCCGGCGTCATGGGCACGGAAGCCTTCGGGCAACTGGCGACGGCGCTGGCCCCCGGCTACCGCGTGGCCGCCATCTACGATGAGCAATTCCACGCGCCGTTCAAGTTCTACCGCATGGAGAACCAGACGCTGTACCTGAGCGCCATCGCCACCCCGGTGGGCGAGAATAAGCTGGTCGTGCGCGCCGCCTTGCGGTCGGTGCGCGACCTGGGCAAGCCCGGCCTGCCGCCGCAGGAGAAGCTCCACTTCACGGCTAAGGTGCTCCTGGATCAGGCCACCGACCAGCCGGTCATCGACTTCACGCCGCCGGCGGCCGAGTCGCTGCCCATCACCGCCGAGGCCGTCTATCGCGTCTACTTCCACGGCCCGGCCTACCAGGTCGTGGAGCGGGCCGGCGTGAGCGGCGATACGGCCATCGGTCTGATGACCGCCAATCTGCCGCCCAACACCGCCCCGGCCGAGGCCGCCTCGGTCATGGCCCCGCGGCTGATCGAGTTGTGCTTCCAGACGGCCGGCGTGTGGGACATCCAGACGACGGGCACGATGGCCCTGCCGCTCGGTCTTGATTCGGTGACCGCCTACCGGCAGCCGGTTGAGGCCAACGGCCAGCGGCTTTACGCGCTGGTGACGGCCGTCGACGGCGGTGAGCGTTACGATGCGCAGGTCGTCGATGAGTCCGGCGCGGTCTACGTCGTGTTGCAGGGCTATCGCACGGTGGATTTGCCCGGCCGGGTCGCGCTGTCGTGA